AGGACAAACTTGATACAGCAGTTCATTTCTAGATATGCATTTGCATTGTTCCTCAACGACTTCCATCTGATGTCCACCGCGAGAGGGACAGCATTCACTGATAGTGATCTTTTTATCAAACACAACACCTTGTGGGCAGATCACGGTGACcaaatttctcaaatttaCACTGGTACAAATGCgttgaagtcttcattCTCCCGTAAGGGTAAAATGTCTTTCGCAGGCGTTTTATCTGACGCCACCAAATCCGTAAGTCGGATGTATATCAACAACTTTATGgacaaaaacaaacaagCGAATATTGATACATTGCTTGGCAGGTTGTCCCACCAGCAAGCTGTTTCTCTGTACGACCCTATTAACGAATACGTCACCACTCAGCTCACCAAGTCGTCTGATCAGTTCaccagctcttcttctaTCAATATATTCGTGGGAACATATAACGTTAATGGGTTGACTAGAAGAGTGGACATATCAAAATGGCTCTTTCCTATTGGCGACAAGTTCAAACCAGATGTTGTCGTGTTGGGAATGCAAGAGATTATTGAACTCAGCGCAGGTTCTATTCTGAATGCTGATTACTCCAAGAGtcctttttggcaaaataTCGTGAATGAATGCTTAAACCAGTATAATGACAAATATCTGCTTTTGAGAGCAGAGCAAATGTCTTCGCTTTTAATATTGTTCTTTGTCAAGTCggacaagatcaacaaTGTTAAACAAGTTGAAGGATCTTCTAAAAAGACCGGTTTGGGCGGCATGACAGGTAACAAGGGTGCGGTCTCCATCAGATTTGATTACGGAAGTACATCCTTCTGCTTCGTGAACGCCCATTTGGCAGCCGGTGTCAGTAACGTGGATGAGCGACGCCATGATTACGAGAGCATTACAAAAGGCATCTGTTTTACACGGTCGCGGCAAATCTCACATCATGATGCTATCTTCTGGCTAGGAGATCTCAATTATAGACTCTCTCTTCCTAATGAGGAAGTGAGGCGAGAAATAAGCGACCAAAAAGACAACTTTCCAGAATCGCTGTTAATGCATGACCAACTTACTCAGGAGATCAACGCAggtgttgttttcaaggATTTCAAGGAACCTACAGTCAAGTTTCCACCGACATATAAATATGATCATGGAACTAACAACTATGATACGTCCGAAAAGGCCCGGACACCTTCGTGGACTGACAGGATAGTTTACAAGGGAAACAATTTGAGGCCGTTAGCCTACTCAGATTCCCAGCTAATAGCTAGCGACCACAAGCCAGTATATGCAGCCTACAGGGCGCAAGTCAACTTCGTGGACGAAACTGTGAAGATGGATTTGACTAAAAAGCTTTATATGCAATACAAAGAGAGTCATCCAGAGGAATACAACAACACAACAGTGGCTCTTGTAGATATTGACTACGAGAAAAAGAACGGCCATGGTGCTAAAAGCTCTTCTACTCAATTGTTCGCAGAATCTGACATAAGCTTGGTCGACCTTGATGAGAACAGAGCTGATGTCGGTTCAATCACccgctcttcttcaatctcttcgtcttctgaAATGTCGTCTTTGAATTCTGGCACTCTTAATCCCGtaagaaaagaagcgcCATCAAGATCTACGACATCGTTGGGACGAGCTCGCGTCCCTCCTCCTCCGCCACCTGCTCCTCGCCAAAACTCAATGGCTTCGCAGTTCTCATCCGCTTCGAACTTGCAAGCAAAAGCGGAACCTGTCAACGCTGAAACTACCAGCACCGCTTCTGTTGTTGCTCCTCCTCCACCTCCTGCTAGGAAAACAACCTTCCCTCCCGGCTATAGTAGTTCTATTTTGACTCCAAAGAATGCAAGTGCTGCTGGATCGAAGTTGACCTCGCCGGAACCTTCAGTGAGTTCTGCTCCAGTACCAGATGCATCTTCAACACAAAACTCTAAAACGGATGAGCATGCAGCTGTTAGCGAGGCGCCTATCAACAAGCCGTCGAGAATTCCGCCACCACGCCCAGCAAAAAAGCCAACCCTAGATAATCTCAACATGGACTCCTGGAAGCCGCTTACTCcgaaatgaagaaatgtGAGCACATCCGTCATATAGAAATAACGTGTAGTAATATGTTAGGGTGCCCAAAAAAATCCAGAAGAGATACGACAACGCACCTCGAGATAACTGATCAGGATGACCAACGGCCTGGGGCAAGGAGCCGTGTAGCATTCATTTTTTGCGTCAATAGAGAAACACAATATATGGCCACTTGCATCAGGTTTGAATCATTTGCGTTAGCTCCTCTTTcagtttttcaatttcttcgtcTACCTTTTTGGCTCCGTCAGATATCCgatcaatctcttcttgttccagctgcttAGAGAAAACTGCCTTTTCAGACTTGTTTGAGGGGAGCAAATACCCAGGCTTAGCTATCAGtaccttgaagaactcttcGTTAGGCTCATTAAAAACTATCTCATCATAGAAAACCGATTCAACCTCCGGACTATTACCACCATTCTCTAACTTGACCCCGTTCGAATTTTGGTTCTGATACTCATGCAGTCGCAAGTGATGGTAAAAACTTATTGGTTTCTCGTTTGCAGATTCGATGAAATGGATCTTTATGTTTATTTCGAATTCACCCCACCCGGTTTCAGTAAGCTCGAATGGGGGCGCTTCGACGGCGCGTGTGGGATTAGGATATGTCTCATGAAGCTTAAACACAACACTCTTAATAATATCTGAGAGGTCTTCGCCATTGGGCCCTCTGACAAAGATTGTCCACATATGTGAGTGTTCAACTGGGGCGTTGGGGGGCTTCACTTCGCCCATTTTCTTCGCGCTGTTACCATAGATAATCGGACGAGACACGGAAAGTGTCTTGATTCTCTTAGGTGGTATCGGCGCCATCGCTGTCTTTCTGAAGAATGATTTCTAGCTCTTGACCAAAGTTTAGAGGCCCCGTAATGAAATACACACAATTAAAGGAAATATTTCGAAACTATCATGAGAACTCGAGCTACGAACGCGCCGCAGTaacagaaactgaaagGCCACTTGACATCCTCGTAATGGCTATCAAGACAATTTACATTGCAAGGGTATGGATTTCTGTCCAATGAACAGCGCCTTTTTCAGGAGCTTTTAAAACTAACGCATTATTTCCAGCACGGCTACCGTTCGAACTGGCTTCCAAAAGGGCCTTATCCTCCTCCTCCTACCGGAGTTAACAGCGATGTTCCTCTTGCAGAGCATGGGGTGAAACAAGCGAAGGAGCTTGCTCATTACATCATGTCGATTGAGAACCAGCCTGAGATGATCTTTTCGTCACCTTTCTACCGGTGCTTACAGACGTCTGAGCCAATTGCCGATCTTTTGGATCTCCCTATTAATATGGAACGAGGCATTGGCGAGTGGTACAAGCCTGATAGAGATGTTATTCCTGAACCGGCCTCATTTGAGgttttgaacaacttctTTCCCGGAAAACTAAATCCTGATTGGGAATCAACAGTTATCCCAAGCGGCAAAGGAGAGACTGAACAAGACATTTTCAACAGATGCAAGGAGTTCTGGCCCAAGTTTGCGGCTaagcttgaagcagcttttcCCAATGTTGAAACGATCTTGCTGGTCTCACACGCAGCCACTAAGATTGCATTAGGCATGAACCTTTTGG
This is a stretch of genomic DNA from Lachancea thermotolerans CBS 6340 chromosome D complete sequence. It encodes these proteins:
- the YAF9 gene encoding YEATS domain-containing protein YAF9 (similar to uniprot|P53930 YNL107W Saccharomyces cerevisiae YAF9 Subunit of both the NuA4 histone H4 acetyltransferase complex and the SWR1 complex may function to antagonize silencing near telomeres interacts directly with Swc4p), whose translation is MGEVKPPNAPVEHSHMWTIFVRGPNGEDLSDIIKSVVFKLHETYPNPTRAVEAPPFELTETGWGEFEINIKIHFIESANEKPISFYHHLRLHEYQNQNSNGVKLENGGNSPEVESVFYDEIVFNEPNEEFFKVLIAKPGYLLPSNKSEKAVFSKQLEQEEIDRISDGAKKVDEEIEKLKEELTQMIQT
- the INP52 gene encoding phosphatidylinositol-3-/phosphoinositide 5-phosphatase INP52 (similar to uniprot|Q12271 YOR109w Saccharomyces cerevisiae INP53 Phosphatidylinositol 4,5-bisphosphate 5-phosphatase); this translates as MQILVQRGAERKVALVSTAYALVFKAVNDGQNSTKPLCAIELTPKSQIGSSYQKMSSHEVHGFIGLIELEGFIFICTITGKTKVAQPIPGETVNKIYAVDFFCLNDSQWDFVELDSNGYPVTSEDDYRGEQSPSYPGHPCHELRKLLSNGSFYYSSNFDLTSILQKRGMGAHSLSFDNYQEEYMWNSFLMKEVITFRNRLDDLGRQVLDDEGFLTTVIRGFAETFVTYIKQLKVSLTVISKQSWKRAGTRYNARGVDDEGNVANFVETELLMFSKEYCYAFTQIRGSIPIFWEQDTALINPKVQITRSVEATQPVFDDHFTRLIDKYGPVHVVNLLSTKSSEVELSARYKQHVARSKLHTLNKDIFFTDFDFHKETSQEGFAAAARIKPLITQSLLESGYFSYDVRERKVLSEQHGIFRTNCLDCLDRTNLIQQFISRYAFALFLNDFHLMSTARGTAFTDSDLFIKHNTLWADHGDQISQIYTGTNALKSSFSRKGKMSFAGVLSDATKSVSRMYINNFMDKNKQANIDTLLGRLSHQQAVSLYDPINEYVTTQLTKSSDQFTSSSSINIFVGTYNVNGLTRRVDISKWLFPIGDKFKPDVVVLGMQEIIELSAGSILNADYSKSPFWQNIVNECLNQYNDKYLLLRAEQMSSLLILFFVKSDKINNVKQVEGSSKKTGLGGMTGNKGAVSIRFDYGSTSFCFVNAHLAAGVSNVDERRHDYESITKGICFTRSRQISHHDAIFWLGDLNYRLSLPNEEVRREISDQKDNFPESLLMHDQLTQEINAGVVFKDFKEPTVKFPPTYKYDHGTNNYDTSEKARTPSWTDRIVYKGNNLRPLAYSDSQLIASDHKPVYAAYRAQVNFVDETVKMDLTKKLYMQYKESHPEEYNNTTVALVDIDYEKKNGHGAKSSSTQLFAESDISLVDLDENRADVGSITRSSSISSSSEMSSLNSGTLNPVRKEAPSRSTTSLGRARVPPPPPPAPRQNSMASQFSSASNLQAKAEPVNAETTSTASVVAPPPPPARKTTFPPGYSSSILTPKNASAAGSKLTSPEPSVSSAPVPDASSTQNSKTDEHAAVSEAPINKPSRIPPPRPAKKPTLDNLNMDSWKPLTPK